The DNA window TAGCCAAAATCTTCACCGGTCATCGCCTCTTTGCAGCGGATGACATTCATGTCGGCATGCATTTCAGCAAATTGGATAAATTCTGTCGTCAACGACGGGGCGTTGTACACTTCGTGGTACATGGCGCCGTAATCAATCGCCGCCTCACATTCGTAGGCCACTTCCACCCCGCGGACGATCGCTTCAATCCGCCGCTTCACTGCCTGCATCGCCGCCGTCGACAGCGTCCGGATCGTCCCTTCGAGCCGAGCGCGTTCGGCGATGACGTTTTGCACGGTTCCGCCGGTAATTTTTCCGATCGTAATGACGGCGCTGTCAAGCGGATCAACGTTGCGGGCGACGATCGATTGCAACTGGGTGACGAGCGCGCAGGCGGCGACGACCATATCGTTGGCTAAGTGCGGAAACGCCGCATGGCCGCCTTTCCCTTTTAAATCAATAAACAGTTCAGACGTATTGGCAAACAGCAGCCCTTCTTTCGTCGCGATCGTACCGACCGGATATTCCGGGGCGATATGCAAGGCGACGATCATATCCGGCTTCCACTCGCGCATCGTATCGCTTTCTAACATCGGCTTCGCCCCGCCCGGGCCTTCTTCGGCCGGTTGGAAAATAAACAGCAAATCGTCTTTGAGCGGGTGATGGGCAAAATGAGTCAACACGCCAAGAGCGATGCTCATATGGACGTCATGACCGCACGCATGCATTTGCCCTTCATGTTCGGAGCGATACGGCAGGCCGGTTTCTTCGCCGATCGGCAAGCCGTCGATATCAGCGCGGTAGCCGATCGTTTTTTGCGGCGCTGTTCCGTTGACTTTCACAAAAATGCCGGTTTTCCACGTCCGGACATCAAGCCGCTCCTGCGGCAGCGACCGAATATACTTCAGCAAATATTGCTGTGTTTTAAACTCTTGAAACCCGAGCTCGGGAATTTTATGCAAGTCGCGGCGAATGGCGACAAATGGGCTGATCGCTTCCATCTTCTCTCCTCCATCGGAAAAAAGCTGCCCTGTGAGCGGACAGCTTTTTCATGTCATTATAATTGGCGAAGCTCTTGTTTAATTTCCGTTTTCGCTCTCGTTTGTTCGTCAATTTGCTTAATGACGCGCGCCGGCACGCCGGCCACGACCGTATACGGCGGCACGTCTTCGACGACGATTGCCCCGGCAGCGACGACCGCCCCTTTGCCGACGGTGACGC is part of the Geobacillus sp. 46C-IIa genome and encodes:
- a CDS encoding N-acetyldiaminopimelate deacetylase, which encodes MEAISPFVAIRRDLHKIPELGFQEFKTQQYLLKYIRSLPQERLDVRTWKTGIFVKVNGTAPQKTIGYRADIDGLPIGEETGLPYRSEHEGQMHACGHDVHMSIALGVLTHFAHHPLKDDLLFIFQPAEEGPGGAKPMLESDTMREWKPDMIVALHIAPEYPVGTIATKEGLLFANTSELFIDLKGKGGHAAFPHLANDMVVAACALVTQLQSIVARNVDPLDSAVITIGKITGGTVQNVIAERARLEGTIRTLSTAAMQAVKRRIEAIVRGVEVAYECEAAIDYGAMYHEVYNAPSLTTEFIQFAEMHADMNVIRCKEAMTGEDFGYMLAEIPGFMFWLGVDSPYGLHHAKLAPNEAAIDRAIAFLIDYFSWKGNME